One region of Danio rerio strain Tuebingen ecotype United States chromosome 5, GRCz12tu, whole genome shotgun sequence genomic DNA includes:
- the h3f3c gene encoding H3 histone, family 3C: MARTKQTARKSTGGKAPRKQLATKAARKSAPSTGGVKKPHRYRPGTVALREIRRYQKSTELLIRKLPFQRLVREIAQDFKTDLRFQSAAIGALQEASEAYLVGLFEDTNLCAIHAKRVTIMPKDIQLARRIRGERA; encoded by the exons ATGGCCCGTACAAAGCAGACTGCTCGTAAGTCCACTGGAGGAAAAGCTCCCCGTAAGCAGCTGGCTACCAAAGCTGCCCGCAAGAGCGCTCCCTCCACTGGAGGAGTCAAGAAACCCCATCGCTACAG GCCTGGAACTGTGGCTTTGCGTGAGATTCGTCGGTATCAGAAGTCCACTGAGCTGCTGATCCGCAAGCTGCCATTCCAGCGTCTGGTTCGCGAGATTGCCCAGGACTTCAAAACTGACCTGCGTTTCCAGAGCGCCGCCATTGGTGCACTGCAG GAGGCCAGCGAGGCATACCTGGTGGGTCTGTTTGAAGACACTAACCTGTGTGCCATCCATGCCAAGCGTGTCACCATCATGCCCAAAGACATCCAGCTGGCACGCCGCATCCGCGGAGAGCGTGCTTaa